A genome region from Cyanobacteriota bacterium includes the following:
- a CDS encoding CBS domain-containing protein, translated as MARTVADAMSHPPLTVQPETSLKDVIKLLADRRISGLPVVNADGQLVGIVSETDLMWQETGATPPAYIMLLDSVIYLENPKRYERDLHKVLGQTVADVMSRDVITTRPEQSLRSAAKLMHEKNVRRLPVLDHENRVVGILTRGDIIRVMAMEQDAE; from the coding sequence ATGGCTAGAACCGTTGCCGATGCCATGAGTCACCCCCCCTTGACGGTGCAGCCCGAAACATCCCTCAAGGATGTGATTAAGCTCTTGGCCGATCGGCGCATTAGTGGCCTTCCCGTCGTCAATGCAGACGGACAGCTAGTGGGCATTGTGTCAGAAACAGACTTAATGTGGCAAGAGACTGGAGCTACGCCTCCTGCCTATATTATGCTGCTAGACAGTGTGATTTACCTAGAGAATCCCAAACGCTATGAGCGTGATCTACACAAGGTTCTAGGGCAAACAGTTGCTGATGTTATGAGCCGAGATGTGATCACCACGCGGCCAGAGCAGTCGCTGCGGTCTGCGGCTAAGTTAATGCACGAGAAAAATGTCCGTCGGCTGCCAGTGCTCGACCACGAGAATCGTGTAGTTGGAATTTTAACCAGAGGAGATATTATCCGGGTGATGGCTA
- a CDS encoding GvpL/GvpF family gas vesicle protein yields the protein MGYGFYLYGIFPAPGPQALDLQGLDQQPVRVQLLDDFAILFSEAQQERYLASRRNLLDHEKVLETAMQLGYRSLLPLQFGLIVQDWQPVMEDLIIPKRDQLHQLLSRLQGKREVGVKLFWDNEAELAMLMAENQALKAERDRLEGKSLRMDEVIAIGQAIEQGLQARQQAIIDTFRATLNPLAASTIENDLLTDSMIYNAAYLIAWDDESVFSEQIDALDHQFENRLKIRYNNFTAPYNFAQLEQ from the coding sequence ATGGGATATGGTTTTTACCTCTATGGCATCTTTCCAGCCCCAGGCCCCCAAGCTCTAGACCTTCAAGGATTGGATCAACAGCCCGTCAGGGTTCAACTGTTAGATGACTTTGCTATCCTCTTTTCTGAGGCTCAACAGGAGCGGTATCTAGCTAGTCGGCGTAACCTGTTAGACCACGAAAAGGTACTAGAAACAGCCATGCAGTTGGGTTATCGCTCTCTGCTGCCGCTTCAATTCGGCTTGATTGTCCAAGACTGGCAGCCCGTTATGGAGGACTTAATCATCCCCAAGCGAGATCAACTCCACCAGTTGCTTAGCCGTCTACAGGGCAAGCGAGAAGTCGGTGTCAAGCTATTCTGGGACAATGAGGCCGAGCTAGCGATGCTAATGGCTGAAAACCAGGCCTTGAAAGCTGAGCGCGATCGCTTAGAGGGCAAGTCTCTACGGATGGATGAGGTAATTGCCATTGGGCAGGCAATAGAACAAGGGTTACAGGCTCGTCAACAAGCCATCATCGACACCTTTCGCGCTACCCTTAATCCCTTAGCCGCTAGCACGATCGAAAATGACCTGCTGACTGATAGCATGATCTACAACGCTGCTTACCTTATCGCTTGGGATGACGAATCGGTCTTCAGCGAACAGATTGATGCCCTAGATCACCAGTTTGAAAATCGCCTCAAAATTCGCTATAACAACTTCACTGCTCCCTACAACTTTGCTCAGCTAGAGCAGTGA